One region of Eretmochelys imbricata isolate rEreImb1 chromosome 2, rEreImb1.hap1, whole genome shotgun sequence genomic DNA includes:
- the LOC144260795 gene encoding cathelicidin-2-like — translation MESCWGVLMMLGVAVATTTSPPPPQQMLSYEEAVSLAIDLYNQEPHIDFAFRLLEAEAQPDWAATNETLQLLEFTVKETECPVSENLLLDECDFRSNGVVRACSGTISTEPEAPLVLLTCDTVAQERTRVRRSIFRKLRRKIKKGLKKGIQHLLAGGRQGLPQGGRPGMI, via the exons ATGGAGAGCTGCTGGGGAGTCCTGATGATGCTCGGGGTGGCCGTAGCAACCACCACATCACCTCCTCCTCCACAGCAGATGCTGAGCTACGAAGAGGCTGTTTCCCTGGCCATAGACCTCTACAACCAAGAGCCACACATAGACTTTGCCTTCCGACTCTTAGAAGCAGAAGCCCAGCCTGACTGG GCCGCGACCAATGAAaccctccagctgctggagtTCACAGTGAAAGAGACCGAGTGCCCTGTGTCTGAGAACCTGCTCCTTGATGAATGTGACTTCAGGAGCAACGGG GTGGTGAGAGCGTGCTCAGGAACCATCTCCACTGAGCCGGAGGCCCCCTTGGTTTTGCTCACCTGCGACACGGTGGCTCAGGAG CGTACTCGTGTCAGGAGGTCCATATTCAGAAAACTCAGGAGGAAAATCAAAAAGGGTCTTAAGAAAGGGATCCAGCACCTCCTGGCTGGTGGAAGACAAGGCCTACCCCAAGGAGGAAGACCAGGAATGATATAG